One window of the Paenibacillus beijingensis genome contains the following:
- a CDS encoding LacI family DNA-binding transcriptional regulator has protein sequence MKCFIVQLKHTGKLFQSPRLKFFHDTKFYKDIARISGVSKSTVSRVTSNDNGVIHLVNDDERGGQLAAEFMLTLGLSNMAFIAGPQEHRSHFLRLKGFREKLHGHGYEMDESHICCWTLEAIRGIRRYVSCAMGLGNVQRKSVG, from the coding sequence CAGAGTCCACGTTTAAAATTCTTTCATGATACCAAATTTTACAAAGACATTGCACGTATTTCGGGGGTATCGAAATCGACGGTTTCGCGCGTTACTTCCAATGATAACGGCGTCATTCACCTCGTCAACGACGATGAGCGCGGCGGGCAGCTGGCGGCCGAATTTATGCTGACGCTTGGCCTATCCAACATGGCGTTCATCGCAGGGCCTCAGGAACATCGAAGCCACTTTTTAAGGTTAAAAGGATTCCGGGAGAAATTGCATGGGCACGGCTATGAAATGGACGAGTCCCACATTTGCTGCTGGACACTTGAAGCAATCCGGGGCATCCGCCGATACGTTTCCTGTGCTATGGGACTCGGTAACGTTCAAAGGAAAAGTGTGGGATGA